In the Telopea speciosissima isolate NSW1024214 ecotype Mountain lineage chromosome 6, Tspe_v1, whole genome shotgun sequence genome, CTTAGAGATCATATGATAAAATCTAATGTTTCTGTCACCATCTTTGATAAAAGCATGACGagatttttcaaaccaaaaggcTTCCTCTGCCGCAAATatccattttatttttgaggCAATATGTGTTGGATTTTTGATTGTTTTTAagattaaagattcaaaatgcGATTTTGTTGGAGGGTTAAATcctttcctaatagacacctaaatagccaatgggtgtctattggaagacttgtttgagtggctaacaaataagccttatgggaaaagacataagttgggacatatctcttggagacatcccttagtggtatctcttcctctcctatataaagagaggggtcttgctcattctctaacAATTGCTTTTGAAAACATCTTTAGAAGCatttttagtttatattttcTTTCCCACTGCAGTCGGTCAATGTCGATGAGTTGgtgaatatagcctttggacgccttttgtaatcacatttggaactcCAAtctatgtgattagagagttgttttatcttggaggtatagaTGTATGGTCAACCCGGATTGCAGTAAAAAACTCAGGGAAGCCAATTTGGTTTAGAGATTGCCATGGATGAAAAGCCTTCCAATGGAAGAACAGAATTGGAAGAAGTCCGGTTGGTGGGTCCAGgcatattgaaaataaaaatatttttttgatataATGTTGTGATGGGTCGGTGGTGAGAAAAATGGGATTATGGTCTGAACTAAGGGAAGGTAATTTGTCCAGTATAGCTTTAGGGAAAGTGTTGAGCCAAGAAGGATCAGCAAAAGCCCTATCAATACATTCCTTAACTAACCAAGGGGGCTTTTGTTATTTGTCCGCATAAAAGTCATCAAGTTCTAATAGACCCCGAAGCCTATTTTAGTTTTTATCATCCTTTGAAACCCATGTCTTAAATCccatttcaaaccctaatccagcCTAGGCCCTATGATCAAGGCGGGCTCCGAGTGGACTTGTCAAACGAAGCTTGTACCCATATAATACCACCTCTTAGCGGGTTCAGATCTACTACCCACTTGGGTACAAgtggggatagatctgaatcctccatgggggtgtggatTCCTTCTTAGTTTCAGCAGATCCATTGATCATAGGTCCACCATCTTGAACTATCCATGTTTACTCATAGGGTCCACCGTGACAATTAAGTATCAGCCATAGAGGAAAATCCATGCCCAAAGCACAGGCGGCCAAGAAAAATAAGACGCATATAATTGGTTTACCATCGGTGAAACTGCCCTCACCCTTTTAGAGAGATGTAAATGATAGTTACAACTTACAAATCCAAACCCTATTCAGAATCTTCAGATTCATATCCATTTATTCAGATATTTGATCGTGTTGGTTTCAACTCTAACTTACCTTATTTCCTAGAGCACCACTTGGGGGGCAAATGCGCTAGACGTTAGGTCTCTCTTCTACAGTCATTCCATGTTAGGGTGTCAAACCCTAAACCGACTCGGTTGAGCCCGATCCAAACCGAATCGAACCCTTATCAGATTAGACTCGATTTATGGTTAAGGGTACCATTTGGTTTCGGCTCGGTTCGGGCTAAATTGATGTGCCATCGATGTGCCTGATCGATAGAACTGAACCTGAATCTGAATCCGAACCGAATGTTGAACAGAACACTGAACCGAATGCTGAACCCAACCCCGAACCTTAAGAATCCTGCCTAATTCCTACTGAAAAACAGTTCATACCCCGGTTTTCAAACCGAACCGATGCAAACACAACCTGATAACACAAATTGAAGCAAACTTGAATCCAacccaaaccgaaaccgaatagTCCTTAACTGTACGGACTCAGTTTCTCTAAAACTCACATCGAAACCGAAAAAACAGAACACAACCCTATTTATCGTTCTATGAAGAGTTTTTAATTAATACAGGTTACAAGAAAGAGAGTCCGTgtaggccgctacgggcagttGGGCCGTAGACTATCTGAATTGAAGTTCTGCACACGCCATGCGTTCACTAAAAAATGGAAGACTGAGCCCTGAGGGAGGGAAACAACTGACCATCTAATTGTGCATTACAGATGGATTCCACCGACTTGTGTTTGAAACTTTGAATTTCGTTCATCCTCCACGCGTAAAGAAGAAGATACTTATTTATTGATGTTTTAATGGAAGTAGAATGACTTGGCCGGGTACAGACGTACAGTGCAGAAGGTGGAAGAGTGAGTGAGGGGCTGGAGGCAATTGGTTAGTTGAGAGTTGGGACATTGCAATAATGGTTGCACCTGCATGAAGGTTCCAATGTCAAAATTAAGAGAAGTTTTGCAGCTTTTTGAACATGGAATTGAATGACTACTAAGCCACGAGGAAATGTCCTTCTTTATTgtaagaatgagagagagagagatagagacttCTCAACCTTGTGTCACTCAATGTTCTTTCTATTAGAAAGCTATAAAAGCCCATGTTCCTGGTCCTAAGGGAAAGCAAGTACTGAGCTTATCTGGGTTCTATTCTTAacgtttgagagagagagagagacagcgAAATGGGAAAGTTATCAAAGCATGTTGGAGTGTTGGGCATTGTTTTGATAATGGTTGCAGTTGTTGTCGGGATAGGGGACGGGCGGCGATATGAGAAAGACAACTTTGGTGGTGGTCTAGGgggtggtggaggcggaggtGCTGGAGGTGGTGGAGGTCTTGGAGGTGGTGCAGGTGCAGGTGCTGGTGGAGGGTTTGGTAAGGGTGGTGGAATTGGTGTTGGGTCTGGGGGTGgcattggtggtggtggtggtggtggtggaggtggaggtggaggtggaggtctaggtggtggtgctggtgcaGGGGGTGGTGCCGGTGGTGGATTTGGAGGTGGTGCAGGAGGAGGActtggtggtggtgctggcggaggTGCagggtggtggtgctggtgagGTGGCATTGgtgtggtggtgatggtgctGAGGTGCAGGAGGAGGActtggtggtggcggtggtgcaggAGGTGAGCTTGggggtggtgctggaggtggggctgGTGCAGGGGGTGGActtggtggtggtgctggaggtggtgCCGGAGGAGGACTTGGGGGTGGCGCTGGTGCAGGGGGTGGActtggtggtggtgctggtggaggTGCTGGAGGTGGTGCCGGAGGTGGTgcttgggggtgggggtggtgcaGGGGGTGGActtggtggtggtgctggtggaggTGCTGGAGGTGGTGCCGGAGGAGGACTAGGAGGTGGGGATGGTGCAGGAGGTGGACTTGGAGGAGGAGCCGGTGCTGGTGGAGGTTTTGGAGGTGGAGTAGGTGGGGGaattggtggtggtggccattaGAATTAAATTCTAAGCACATGACTGGAGattaataatatataataatagaGTTAGCAAATGGATCTACATGGAATTAATGATGGGTAGAGCAAAATGGATAACAATGGTGTACGTATTGGTTTTGCTACTGAAAAAGTATTGATATTGTAAGCCCCTCTTCTTGAGTCTTGCATGTGATGTAAGAGATTTTTTATAAGAACATTTTCTTGTGCTCGCTAGAGCGGATAAAAGTTAATGTCTTTGAAATTTCTGGTGTTTTCTGGTCTTTATAACCAAATTTAGTAATTCATACCCTTAAGGGGTTAGATTACAGATACCAACCTTGAGATATTGCTTCTGCGGTAATCCCATATGTAACAGCTTTTGCTTTTGTGTTAATATAATTAAAACTAGTTCGATTAGGATTAGaaggaataaataaataaataagaaagtcCCCTAACTAATAGCAAAGGAAATTTGAAGTTCATACACGGAGAATTATTTCTACCAGGGGGTGTGGATGTAGTGATTTTATAAAGGAGTGAGAATTAATGATGACACAAGAGTCTAATCATAGGGTCACATTGCTAATGGTGGAGAGATTCTCTCTaactcctttatttatttatttatttagaaacATATAGTtgaaggattaaaaaaaaaagataaagaagggaGTTGATCCAAGACACAACTACAACAATCCAAGGTCCATAACACTGGAAAAAAATGGCACCTTCATATTAGGGGATTTTAAACTCTTTGATATTCCAAGGTACACCGAGAGGGGAGGTGAATCAGTGTCTTTAATAATTTTTCATATCACACCCGTCAATTCTTGTTGATGACGACACACAAACACATACATGTCCACTTCCCTACCACAGATGTGGCCAAGTCTATCAGACAATTCACAACCACTTTGCAAGCCACACACTTCTATATGCAAGGAAATGTAAAGCATTCACAGGACAAAAAATT is a window encoding:
- the LOC122663980 gene encoding glycine-rich protein 5-like, with translation MGKLSKHVGVLGIVLIMVAVVVGIGDGRRYEKDNFGGGLGGGAGAGGGFGKGGGIGVGSGGGIGGGGGGGGGGGGGGGLGGGAGAGGGLGGGGGAGGGLGGGAGAGGGLGGGAGGGGGLGGGAGGGAGGGAGGGLGGGDGAGGGLGGGAGAGGGFGGGVGGGIGGGGH